The Triticum aestivum cultivar Chinese Spring chromosome 5A, IWGSC CS RefSeq v2.1, whole genome shotgun sequence genomic sequence TATAAAGTATTCACCTTTCTGAAGAAATTAGGACATCATACATATCTCTGATACTCTGCTTTTGATCTTTTGTTTTGTAGGCATTACCCCAAAAGTAGATAAACACTTAACATGGTTATACTGTGCTATAACATGATTTTTACTGGCATTTAAAAGAGGGTATCTGTTCATTATTTTTTTATGCAAATTGAATACATTTTTCGTTCAGATAGGttcaaaagaaaatcagaagaaaaaagaTTGACTGTAGGTGCTGGGTTAACAGGTTTCTGCTAGATTCGTTACAGCCTTGCAAGATTGAAAAGGCTTTACATAGCAATTTCTCAAGTGGAAGCGGGAAGAATGCCAATGATTTCATGAACACTAAGAGAAGCACAATTTCCATTTCCCTTCTATCTCTGTCCGACTACTTTACTAACACATAAACATACGGAGCTGCAAACAGCCAGTTCTTGCTTGACAGTTAACCATCACTTGCTTTTACCCCAATAATTGAAATCTTCCTTATGCCCATTAAAACTTGTGGAGTAAACCCTGCTTTCTATTCCATTTTGTTTTTGTTATCATACTTCATTTCTATTGGATTGATGTCATTGCAATACTTTTCTAGAGGATTCATCATTAAAATGGTTCCTGTACCACCTGATCATTTCAATGATTCACAAGTTTTTAATGCCTTGGCTTAGATGATAGATTGTACAGAAACTTGTTGTGGAGCAGGATGGAACTACCGATGCCTAAAAATAATTGCAACCATTGTTGGTATATTGTACACTTGTACGGAACTGAAATGTATCCTCCTTGGGTGTTCCTTCTCGAGGCACGTCTGGTCCGAGATCCTCTCCTGGATGCGCATGACTTGCAGGCCCCCGAGCAACGAGGCTACCCTCTTTGATTGGTGGCATGATGCCCGGCAGGTCACGCCCAAGGCGATGCGCAAGGGGCTGGCATCCGCGACACTTCTTACCTCCTGGATGATCTGGAAGCATCGCAACGATTGCGTCTTCAACGACGCACGCCCTTCCATCCGGACGCTAGTTCACGGCATCAAGGAGGAGGCCAAACTTTGGGCTACGGCAGGCGCTGCTGGGCTCAGAGTAGTCTTGCCCCCGACCTGGGACGTGCACTAGCTCGTGTCCCCTGACTGTAATTCGCCTCCTAGGAGGACTGTAACATAAAACACTCTTTCTCTTCAATACAATGAAACGCAAAGCTTTTGCGTTTTCCCCAAAAAGAACAATGCATACTGCTGGTGGCCATAATACTGCTTTGTTGCATTATTGATCAGTTGCTATATATACAATTTTCCTGCTCCTAGTTTCTGCTGTCTTTTGTTAAAAAATAATAATTCTACTGTCTAACTATCTTACGCTATCCAGCCAAACTACACAAGACAGAAGACATCATCAGGGTCCTGAATGCATGTTCTTCAGAAGCTACAAACAGTAAATCTGGTTGCTGTCTCCAACAGTAGGCATCACACAGCCAGTGTAGTGGCAAGACGTTACCATAGAGCTCAGCAATGCACTCTCGACCTCGGCGGAGGCCTTTCTCCTGAGCAAGCACATGGCATACTCCATCACTGCAGCATCACAGGGCAGTCTGATCCCGCCATCGCTCGCAAAGCCAAACTCCTCCTGGGACATCCTCAGGAGCTCACCGAATACCGTCGTGCTGAGGTACTCCAACGGGACCTCAAAATGCCCCCCATCAGCCGTGTACATGACACAGTGGCCCTTGGCTGGTACAGAACTGTAGCAGTCTTCATCTTCTTTGGCTGACACCGTGAGCCTCTTCCTCCCAAGTGCTTCCACCCTCTGCAACTTCTTCGCCAATTGAGCAAGTCTCTTGGCACCGACCATAGTTGATTCTCGGTCTTTGAATTTTCAGCTGGAGATCTGAAGAAGTGAGCTATGGATGTTGCAGGGATGAGCGGATGAAGAAGTGATGGTGTTGAGCTGAGCCACTTGCTGAATTTATAGGCCAGGGGAAGGACGTCTTGACGGTGAACTGTGCTTGTCATTGAGAAAAGTTGGCAGGGGAGTGGGGCCAAATGTTGGTGTATGCTGGAGCCTATAGTTGCAATTGGTAGGCATGGGTCTGCTTTCTTATCATTTGCGGCTGCCATACCGAACCACGTACCCAACAAGAGGTGTGTCGAAAACATGGCTACTGGCAACGTGCGAGGAATACAACAATGGGTTCCAGATTCAGGGACTGAACAATTTCGGTGAGCACTGATCAATTATATGCCATATATTGATGTGCTTCTCTTGATTGGAGTGTCATGataatgtttattgttcatgcacCTGATCAATCTATTCTCTGTGAACGTTCAGTTGAAAAGCTCGTGCTCGGTCTAGCACATGATGTGTTCAATTTCCGGCATGTCACATGTTTATGGCCCATTCTTGCCTTGTGAATGGGATgttacttttttttagaaaaggaggatgacccccggcctctgcatctgggcgatgcataccgGAGTACTTGTTCATTATTCCAGAGGGAGTATTTGTTATGGGTACATGAGCACATGACTAGAACAAGACCTGTTCTGAAGCCGCCTTAATTTGTATCCTCTGAAAGTGTGGTAGGTAC encodes the following:
- the LOC123104689 gene encoding auxin-responsive protein SAUR36-like; this translates as MVGAKRLAQLAKKLQRVEALGRKRLTVSAKEDEDCYSSVPAKGHCVMYTADGGHFEVPLEYLSTTVFGELLRMSQEEFGFASDGGIRLPCDAAVMEYAMCLLRRKASAEVESALLSSMVTSCHYTGCVMPTVGDSNQIYCL